From the Romeriopsis navalis LEGE 11480 genome, one window contains:
- the infA gene encoding translation initiation factor IF-1: MSKQDLIEMEGTVVDSLPNAMFRVDLDNGFNVLAHISGKIRRNYIKILPGDRVKVELTPYDLTKGRITYRLKNAPKR, translated from the coding sequence TTGTCCAAGCAAGATCTAATTGAAATGGAAGGTACGGTGGTTGACTCGTTGCCGAATGCGATGTTCCGCGTCGATTTGGATAACGGTTTCAATGTGTTGGCGCACATCTCTGGCAAGATTCGCCGCAATTACATCAAGATTCTGCCGGGCGATCGCGTCAAGGTAGAACTGACGCCCTATGACTTAACTAAAGGTCGTATTACCTATCGTCTGAAGAACGCGCCGAAGCGTTAG
- a CDS encoding adenylate kinase, with the protein MARLIFLGAPGAGKGTQAKMLADSQGIPHISTGDILRAAVKNQTPLGVKAKAFMDAGELVPDSLVIDLIRERLKESDAQPGWILDGFPRNVAQAGFLDQLLSEIGQAVDNAVNLDVPDEVVVERLVKRGAAEGRSDDNEATIRRRLEVYRQQTAPLISYYDGQHKVKVIDGNQAMDAVKASLMAVVA; encoded by the coding sequence GTGGCAAGACTGATTTTTTTAGGCGCACCGGGTGCGGGTAAAGGCACTCAAGCGAAGATGTTGGCTGACTCCCAGGGGATTCCCCACATCTCAACGGGCGATATCCTGCGGGCGGCGGTGAAGAACCAAACGCCATTAGGGGTGAAGGCGAAGGCATTTATGGATGCGGGGGAACTCGTTCCGGATAGTCTCGTGATTGACCTGATTCGGGAGCGCCTTAAAGAATCAGATGCACAGCCGGGTTGGATTTTGGATGGCTTTCCTCGGAATGTGGCCCAAGCGGGTTTCTTGGATCAACTGTTGTCGGAAATTGGCCAAGCGGTTGACAATGCCGTCAATCTCGATGTGCCGGATGAGGTCGTAGTTGAGCGGTTGGTGAAGCGCGGTGCGGCGGAAGGTCGCTCTGATGATAATGAGGCGACGATTCGGCGACGGCTGGAAGTCTATCGTCAACAAACGGCCCCGTTGATTTCGTATTACGACGGTCAGCATAAGGTGAAAGTGATTGACGGCAATCAGGCCATGGATGCGGTGAAAGCGTCGTTGATGGCGGTTGTTGCCTAG
- the secY gene encoding preprotein translocase subunit SecY, giving the protein MVNRDKAPSAQETFSQMAKASGLRGRLLTTIGLLVLIRLGIYIPVPGIDRLAFAEAIANNPALSFLDLFSGGGLRSLGIFALGIIPFINASIIIQLLTAAIPSLERLQKEEGEAGRRKIGQITRYVALGWAVVQSTMLTIGLLRPFAQGFGPQFVIETVLALTAGAMFVMWVSELLTERGVGNGASLVIFLNIVATLPQSMGASFEQLQTGNREFVTGFVILLLMFLAIVVGIVFVEEGARRIPIVSARRQVGRNQMSMERTSYLPLKLNQGGVMPIIFASAVLTLPAILQQVFGTNAEVAGALAKFNSSLIARDIFYFILILFFSYFYATLVVQPEDMSKNLKKMGASIPGVRPGNATTAYISKVMNRLTLLGALFLSLVAIVPTAVESATKVTTFRGFGATSLLILVGVAIQTAKQVQTYVISQRYEGMVNK; this is encoded by the coding sequence ATGGTCAACCGCGATAAAGCGCCTTCGGCCCAGGAGACCTTTTCCCAAATGGCGAAGGCTTCGGGTTTGCGGGGGCGATTATTAACGACGATCGGCCTGTTGGTCCTGATTCGTCTGGGCATTTACATCCCGGTGCCGGGGATTGATCGGCTGGCCTTTGCTGAGGCGATCGCCAACAACCCGGCTTTGAGCTTTTTAGACTTGTTCTCCGGTGGCGGTTTGCGTAGTCTGGGGATTTTTGCGTTGGGGATTATCCCGTTTATCAACGCGTCGATTATTATCCAACTTTTGACTGCGGCGATTCCCAGCTTGGAGCGATTGCAGAAAGAGGAAGGTGAAGCGGGACGCCGCAAGATTGGCCAAATTACCCGCTATGTGGCCCTGGGGTGGGCCGTTGTCCAGAGTACGATGTTGACGATCGGCCTCTTGAGGCCCTTTGCCCAAGGGTTTGGGCCGCAATTCGTGATTGAGACGGTGTTGGCGTTGACTGCCGGGGCGATGTTCGTCATGTGGGTGAGTGAATTGCTCACGGAGCGGGGTGTGGGTAACGGTGCCTCACTGGTGATCTTCCTGAACATTGTGGCGACGTTGCCGCAGTCGATGGGCGCAAGTTTTGAGCAGTTACAGACGGGGAACCGGGAATTTGTAACAGGATTTGTGATCCTGCTGCTGATGTTCTTGGCGATCGTCGTAGGCATCGTATTTGTGGAAGAAGGTGCTCGCCGGATTCCGATCGTCTCTGCCCGCCGCCAAGTGGGGCGCAACCAGATGTCAATGGAGCGCACGAGTTACCTGCCGTTGAAGCTCAACCAAGGTGGCGTCATGCCGATCATTTTCGCTTCGGCAGTGTTGACGTTACCGGCAATTTTGCAGCAGGTGTTTGGGACTAATGCGGAAGTGGCGGGTGCGCTGGCGAAGTTCAATAGCAGCTTGATCGCCCGCGATATTTTTTACTTCATTTTGATTCTGTTCTTTAGCTACTTCTATGCCACCCTCGTGGTGCAGCCTGAGGATATGTCGAAGAACTTGAAGAAGATGGGGGCGAGTATTCCGGGGGTGCGTCCTGGGAATGCGACGACGGCTTACATTTCTAAGGTGATGAATCGTCTGACCTTGCTCGGGGCGTTGTTCCTATCGTTGGTGGCGATCGTGCCAACGGCGGTGGAGTCAGCGACGAAGGTTACGACTTTCCGGGGTTTTGGTGCCACCTCACTGCTAATCTTGGTAGGTGTGGCCATCCAAACTGCGAAGCAGGTACAGACCTATGTGATTTCGCAGCGCTACGAGGGGATGGTGAATAAGTAA
- the rplO gene encoding 50S ribosomal protein L15, giving the protein MRLTDVKPQKGSQQRGRRIGRGIAAGQGASGGFGMRGQKSRSGRPTRPGFEGGQTPLYRRLPKLKGFEIINQKHYTVINVGALNDMPAKSEVTLASLMEAGIITQDDGPLKVLGDGELKVALNIKAAGCTASAKQKIEAAGGSCEVTTKKVWMRDRSKK; this is encoded by the coding sequence ATGAGATTAACGGATGTAAAACCCCAAAAAGGTTCGCAGCAACGTGGCCGTCGCATCGGTCGTGGTATTGCTGCGGGTCAAGGTGCGAGTGGCGGTTTCGGCATGCGGGGTCAAAAGTCCCGTTCCGGTCGGCCCACACGGCCTGGCTTTGAAGGTGGTCAAACGCCACTTTACCGGCGTTTGCCGAAGTTGAAGGGCTTCGAGATTATTAATCAGAAGCACTACACTGTGATTAACGTTGGCGCGTTGAACGACATGCCAGCGAAGTCGGAAGTGACGCTTGCCTCATTGATGGAAGCTGGGATCATCACGCAGGATGATGGCCCGCTAAAAGTCTTGGGTGACGGCGAACTGAAGGTGGCTTTGAATATCAAAGCGGCGGGTTGTACCGCCAGTGCCAAGCAAAAAATCGAAGCAGCGGGTGGTTCCTGCGAAGTGACAACCAAGAAAGTTTGGATGCGCGATCGCTCGAAGAAGTAA
- the rpsE gene encoding 30S ribosomal protein S5 yields MAKRERKDKRGGREEKSEWQERVVQIRRVTKVVKGGKKLSFRAIVVIGNEKGQAGVGVGKAADVIGAVKKGVADAKKHLVEVPLTKESSIPHPSSGVSVGAKVMMRPAAPGTGVIAGGAVRTVLELAGVKNILAKQLGSSNPLNNARATASALSGLRTLQQVAQERGVSVERLYSK; encoded by the coding sequence ATGGCAAAGCGTGAACGCAAAGATAAACGCGGCGGTCGTGAAGAGAAATCTGAATGGCAAGAGCGCGTCGTCCAAATCCGCCGAGTAACGAAGGTGGTTAAGGGCGGTAAAAAACTCAGTTTCCGGGCGATCGTCGTCATTGGTAACGAAAAAGGCCAAGCTGGCGTTGGTGTCGGTAAGGCGGCTGACGTGATCGGTGCGGTGAAAAAGGGTGTTGCTGATGCCAAGAAGCACTTGGTGGAAGTTCCCTTGACCAAAGAAAGCTCGATTCCGCATCCTTCTTCTGGCGTTTCCGTCGGGGCGAAGGTGATGATGCGTCCGGCGGCTCCGGGTACTGGTGTAATTGCCGGTGGTGCGGTGCGTACGGTATTGGAACTGGCGGGGGTCAAGAACATCTTGGCGAAGCAACTCGGCTCCAGTAACCCCTTGAACAACGCGCGGGCAACGGCTTCGGCTTTGTCTGGTTTGCGTACGCTCCAGCAGGTGGCGCAGGAACGCGGTGTGTCCGTTGAACGGCTTTACTCCAAGTAA
- the rplR gene encoding 50S ribosomal protein L18 yields the protein MAKVSRKQATRFRHARIRKRLSGTAERPRLAVFRSNGHIYVQLIDDVAQSTLAAASSIDKELKGKLDSGANQAAAVEVGKLIAQRAKSKGVAQVVFDRGGNLYHGRVKALAEAAREAGLEF from the coding sequence ATGGCAAAGGTTAGTCGTAAACAGGCTACGCGCTTCCGTCATGCTCGTATCCGGAAACGTCTCTCTGGCACGGCGGAACGCCCACGGTTGGCCGTATTTCGTTCCAACGGGCACATTTATGTGCAGTTGATTGACGATGTGGCGCAGTCGACTTTGGCGGCCGCTTCATCAATTGATAAGGAACTCAAGGGCAAGCTGGACTCTGGTGCAAACCAGGCCGCTGCGGTTGAGGTTGGCAAATTAATTGCCCAGCGAGCAAAGTCTAAGGGTGTGGCGCAAGTCGTATTCGATCGCGGTGGAAATCTCTATCACGGTCGCGTTAAAGCGTTAGCAGAAGCAGCCCGCGAAGCCGGTCTGGAATTCTAG
- the rplF gene encoding 50S ribosomal protein L6, which yields MSRIGKLPIPIPAKVTVTISGRTVTVKGSKGELTRTLPEGVVVAQEGETVVVTRANESRKARERHGLCRTLVANMVEGVSNGYERKLEIQGVGYRAAVQGKNLNLNMGYSHPVLIEPPAGISFAVDGPTKVTVTGIDKELVGNVAAKVRAVRPPEPYKGKGIRYEGEQVRRKAGKSGAKK from the coding sequence ATGTCTCGAATTGGTAAACTGCCTATTCCTATCCCCGCTAAAGTGACGGTCACCATCAGTGGCCGCACCGTGACGGTTAAGGGTAGCAAAGGCGAATTAACACGTACATTGCCGGAAGGCGTGGTCGTGGCGCAGGAAGGCGAAACAGTTGTCGTCACTCGCGCGAATGAATCCCGCAAAGCGCGGGAGCGGCATGGTCTCTGTCGGACTCTGGTGGCCAATATGGTTGAAGGGGTGTCGAACGGCTATGAGCGCAAACTGGAAATCCAGGGTGTAGGTTATCGGGCCGCGGTTCAGGGGAAGAACCTGAACCTGAATATGGGTTATAGCCATCCCGTCCTGATTGAACCGCCAGCGGGGATTAGCTTTGCGGTTGATGGTCCGACGAAAGTCACCGTCACGGGCATTGATAAAGAGTTGGTGGGTAACGTCGCAGCGAAAGTGCGGGCCGTGCGGCCGCCGGAGCCCTATAAGGGTAAAGGGATTCGCTACGAGGGTGAACAAGTCCGGCGTAAAGCTGGTAAGAGTGGAGCTAAGAAGTAA
- the rpsH gene encoding 30S ribosomal protein S8 gives MATNDTISDMLTRVRNASLAKHATTLVPATRMTRNIADVLKAEGFIADIEEAGEAPRKMIKLTLKYKGKTRLPIFTKLKRVSRPGLRVYSNTKDLPRVLGGIGIAIISTSSGVMTDRDARKAGIGGEVLCYVW, from the coding sequence ATGGCAACAAATGACACGATTTCCGATATGCTGACCCGCGTCCGTAACGCGAGTTTGGCGAAGCATGCCACAACGCTTGTGCCGGCAACCCGCATGACGCGTAACATTGCGGATGTGCTGAAAGCGGAAGGGTTCATCGCAGACATCGAAGAGGCCGGTGAAGCCCCCCGTAAGATGATTAAGCTGACCTTGAAGTATAAGGGTAAGACGCGTCTGCCCATCTTCACAAAGCTGAAGCGCGTTAGCCGTCCTGGCTTGCGGGTGTATTCCAACACAAAGGACTTGCCCAGAGTGTTGGGTGGAATTGGTATCGCGATTATTTCGACTTCCAGTGGAGTTATGACCGATCGTGATGCACGGAAGGCAGGCATTGGCGGCGAAGTCCTTTGCTACGTCTGGTAA
- the rplE gene encoding 50S ribosomal protein L5, whose protein sequence is MAKAPLKQLYNEQVVPKLMEEFKYTNIHQVPKVVKVTVNRGLGEASQNAKALEASVKEIAVITGQKPVITRAKKAIAGFKIREGMPVGVMVTLRAGRMNAFLDRFINLALPRIRDFRGVSPKSFDGRGNYTIGVKEQLMFPEISYDDVDQMRGMDISIITTANTDEEGRALLRELGMPFRES, encoded by the coding sequence ATGGCTAAAGCACCACTCAAGCAGCTCTATAACGAGCAAGTCGTACCGAAGCTGATGGAAGAGTTCAAATATACGAACATCCATCAAGTGCCCAAAGTTGTAAAGGTCACAGTGAACCGGGGTTTAGGGGAAGCTTCCCAAAATGCCAAGGCACTCGAGGCATCAGTTAAAGAAATCGCTGTCATTACTGGCCAAAAGCCAGTTATCACCCGCGCTAAAAAGGCCATCGCAGGTTTTAAAATTCGTGAAGGCATGCCCGTTGGGGTCATGGTCACGCTGCGCGCCGGGCGGATGAATGCCTTTCTCGACCGTTTTATCAACTTGGCCCTGCCGCGGATTCGCGACTTTCGTGGGGTTAGCCCCAAGAGCTTTGATGGTCGTGGCAACTATACGATCGGTGTGAAAGAGCAGCTCATGTTCCCCGAGATCAGCTACGACGATGTTGATCAAATGCGGGGGATGGATATTTCCATCATCACGACTGCCAACACTGACGAAGAAGGCCGCGCCCTGCTACGGGAACTGGGAATGCCTTTCCGGGAAAGCTAA
- the rplX gene encoding 50S ribosomal protein L24 yields MAKSTPVRQSMHVKTGDTVQVITGKDKGKVGTVSRIFPKASKVIVDGVNVQTKHQKPQNEGEAGQIITREAPIHSSNVMLYSEKQKTVSRVCYTIQDGKKVRMLKKTGEILD; encoded by the coding sequence ATGGCTAAATCCACTCCTGTGCGTCAGTCGATGCACGTTAAAACCGGTGATACGGTCCAAGTAATCACTGGTAAAGACAAGGGTAAAGTGGGCACTGTGTCCCGCATTTTCCCGAAAGCAAGCAAAGTCATCGTTGACGGCGTTAACGTGCAAACCAAGCACCAGAAGCCCCAAAACGAAGGCGAAGCGGGTCAAATTATTACCCGTGAAGCACCGATCCATTCTTCGAATGTGATGCTGTACTCGGAAAAGCAAAAAACGGTTAGCCGGGTTTGCTACACCATCCAAGACGGCAAGAAAGTGCGGATGTTGAAGAAGACGGGTGAAATTCTCGATTAA
- the rplN gene encoding 50S ribosomal protein L14: protein MIQQESYLTVADNSGARKIMCIRVVGGGNRRYAGIGDVIVAVVKDAMPNMAVKKSDVVKAVVVRTKKTVRRESGMSIRFDDNAAVLLNADGNPRGTRVFGPVARELRDKNYMKIVSLAPEVL, encoded by the coding sequence ATGATTCAGCAGGAAAGTTATCTGACCGTTGCGGATAACAGCGGCGCTCGGAAAATTATGTGTATTCGGGTAGTTGGCGGTGGTAACCGTCGCTATGCGGGTATTGGTGATGTGATCGTGGCCGTCGTCAAAGACGCCATGCCCAACATGGCCGTGAAGAAGTCCGACGTCGTGAAGGCGGTCGTCGTGCGCACCAAGAAGACCGTGCGTCGTGAAAGTGGGATGAGCATCCGCTTTGATGACAATGCGGCAGTATTGTTGAACGCCGATGGGAACCCCCGTGGTACCCGTGTATTCGGGCCTGTGGCCCGGGAACTGCGTGACAAGAACTACATGAAGATTGTCTCCCTGGCTCCGGAGGTGCTGTAA
- the rpsQ gene encoding 30S ribosomal protein S17: MAVKERVGVVVSDKMEKTVVVAIESRTTHPRYGKIVVRTKRYKAHDEENQCNVGDQVRIQETRPMSKTKRWAVVDILTRAVKA; this comes from the coding sequence ATGGCAGTTAAGGAAAGAGTTGGCGTCGTCGTCAGCGACAAGATGGAAAAAACTGTGGTTGTGGCGATCGAAAGTCGCACCACCCACCCCCGGTACGGCAAGATTGTCGTCCGGACCAAGCGCTACAAAGCGCATGATGAAGAAAACCAATGCAACGTTGGTGATCAAGTGCGGATTCAAGAAACCCGACCGATGAGTAAAACCAAACGTTGGGCCGTGGTCGATATCCTCACTCGCGCCGTCAAGGCATAA
- the rpmC gene encoding 50S ribosomal protein L29: MALPQVSEAREKSDEQIAERILEVKKELFQLRFEKGTRRLETPHQFKHLKHELAQLMTVERERQLKAAASAE, from the coding sequence ATGGCACTTCCCCAAGTTTCAGAAGCGCGTGAAAAAAGCGACGAGCAGATTGCCGAGCGAATTCTTGAAGTCAAAAAAGAATTGTTCCAACTGCGATTTGAAAAAGGCACCCGCCGCCTGGAGACACCGCATCAGTTTAAGCATTTGAAGCACGAACTGGCGCAGCTCATGACCGTTGAGCGGGAACGTCAACTCAAAGCAGCAGCATCAGCGGAGTAG